In Rhizobium jaguaris, a single window of DNA contains:
- a CDS encoding metallophosphoesterase family protein, translating into MSRETTFIHLTDLHVGTPDDDHLYSDTTETLRQILALVATVTPKPEFVVASGDLTNRGDAESFRKLRDIMADIDVPVIYALGNHDTRTGFYEGMEIAADDPDAPYDHDRVVGNIHIVTIDSSTPGLIGGTIDPAQFEWLERTLDSHPDLPKLIVVHHPPALGEEPDVTHWRTIHFPQSQRLAELLKGRNIVGILSGHIHHDRVSVWHGIPVVDGMGHHAATDILRTDVLRMVRGASFGIGTIRPSGLTMAFVPLPSDRAELNIYSLKMLLERATPVAAE; encoded by the coding sequence GTGTCACGCGAAACGACATTTATCCATCTGACCGACTTGCACGTCGGCACGCCCGATGACGATCATCTCTACAGCGACACGACGGAAACGCTACGCCAGATATTGGCGCTTGTTGCGACCGTGACGCCGAAGCCGGAATTCGTCGTCGCGAGCGGCGACCTCACCAATCGCGGCGATGCCGAGAGCTTTCGCAAGTTGCGGGACATCATGGCCGATATCGACGTTCCGGTGATTTACGCCCTCGGCAATCACGACACGCGCACCGGCTTCTATGAAGGGATGGAGATCGCAGCCGACGATCCCGATGCGCCCTATGACCACGATCGCGTGGTCGGCAACATCCATATCGTCACCATCGATTCCAGCACACCCGGGCTGATCGGCGGAACGATCGATCCGGCTCAGTTCGAATGGCTCGAACGCACGCTCGACAGCCATCCGGATCTGCCGAAGCTCATTGTTGTCCATCACCCGCCTGCCCTGGGCGAGGAGCCTGATGTCACCCACTGGCGGACGATCCACTTCCCGCAATCGCAACGTCTTGCCGAGCTTTTGAAAGGCCGCAACATCGTCGGCATTCTGAGCGGCCATATCCACCATGACCGTGTATCCGTCTGGCACGGCATCCCGGTCGTCGACGGCATGGGCCATCATGCCGCAACCGATATTCTGCGCACGGACGTGCTGCGCATGGTTCGTGGCGCCTCCTTCGGCATCGGTACGATCCGGCCCTCCGGCCTGACGATGGCTTTCGTGCCGCTCCCGTCCGACCGCGCCGAACTCAACATCTATTCTTTGAAAATGCTGCTGGAACGGGCCACGCCCGTTGCCGCCGAATAA
- a CDS encoding ABC transporter substrate-binding protein, giving the protein MTGIPAIRACSFVLMMTALTSFSAARADDLTFDLSPEQPGRIHVGRDETAVAAIPKDFKFVTPGTFTVAVAPGGPPLATYATDAKTVVGADPDIAYAIADSLGLKLELVPVAWIDWPLGLTSGKYDAVISNVGVTEQRKEKFDFSTYRQGLHGIYVKSDSKIGSIKEPKDAAGLRFIVGAGTNQERILLEWSKENVAAGLKPLELQYYDDDAASLLALASGRADVIVQPHAQLVYIAARDKNIKSVGTLSAGWPDRSDVAVTTRKGSGLANALTVAANDLIANGTYGKILDHWHLAEEALPKSETNPPGLPKY; this is encoded by the coding sequence ATGACAGGCATACCGGCCATCCGGGCATGTTCATTCGTTTTGATGATGACGGCGCTGACGTCTTTCAGCGCGGCCCGCGCCGATGATCTAACCTTCGACTTGAGCCCCGAACAGCCGGGCCGCATTCATGTCGGGCGGGATGAGACGGCAGTTGCCGCCATTCCCAAGGATTTCAAGTTCGTCACGCCGGGTACGTTCACGGTCGCCGTCGCACCCGGTGGGCCGCCGCTCGCCACCTATGCGACGGATGCCAAGACGGTAGTGGGTGCCGATCCGGATATCGCTTATGCCATCGCCGATAGCCTCGGGCTCAAACTGGAACTCGTGCCGGTCGCCTGGATCGATTGGCCGCTGGGCCTCACGTCGGGCAAATACGATGCCGTCATCTCCAATGTCGGCGTCACTGAGCAGCGCAAGGAGAAGTTCGATTTCTCCACCTATCGCCAGGGTCTGCACGGCATCTATGTCAAGTCGGACAGCAAGATCGGCTCGATCAAGGAGCCGAAGGACGCCGCCGGTCTCAGGTTCATCGTTGGCGCCGGCACCAATCAGGAGCGCATCCTGCTCGAATGGAGCAAGGAGAATGTGGCAGCCGGGCTGAAACCGCTGGAGCTGCAATATTATGACGACGATGCCGCAAGCTTGCTGGCCCTGGCGTCGGGTCGTGCCGATGTGATCGTGCAACCGCATGCGCAGCTCGTCTACATCGCCGCCCGCGACAAGAACATCAAGAGTGTCGGCACGCTGAGCGCCGGCTGGCCGGATCGCTCCGACGTGGCGGTGACGACGCGTAAGGGAAGTGGCCTGGCCAATGCACTGACCGTCGCTGCCAATGACCTGATCGCCAATGGCACCTACGGGAAGATTCTCGATCACTGGCATCTGGCGGAAGAAGCCCTGCCGAAGTCGGAAACCAATCCGCCCGGCCTGCCGAAATATTGA
- a CDS encoding M20 aminoacylase family protein, with product MNVITQHHRPADDIEKGIASFIDEIIALRRDLHRYPELAFQERRTSKIVASLLSSWGYEVTTGVGGTGVVATLRGADSGKRIGIRADMDALPIEEATDLPYASDNPGVMHACGHDGHTSILLAAARYLAESRRFSGVLTLIFQPAEEIGAGARKMISDGLFERFPVDAVFGLHNWPGVPSGQFGFVADAAMASVDQAVIRIIGKGGHGAEPHKAVDPVLASAALITALQSVVARNVDPQDMAVVTVGSIHGGSASNVIPESVELKLTMRAFSEAIRQQLQERIPALARAQAESFGAQADVNYRLGFPALINHREETAFARAVALETFGEGRIVRDFRPRTASEDFAFMLQAQPGSYLFVGNGDSAPLHSAHYDFNDAIIAPAAHYWVRLVETFLSQ from the coding sequence ATGAACGTCATCACCCAGCATCATCGACCGGCAGATGACATCGAGAAGGGAATAGCCTCCTTTATCGATGAGATCATTGCTCTCCGTCGTGATCTGCATCGCTATCCGGAGCTCGCTTTCCAGGAGCGGCGGACCAGCAAGATCGTCGCCTCGCTGCTTTCCTCCTGGGGCTATGAGGTGACGACCGGTGTTGGGGGCACCGGCGTCGTCGCTACCCTTCGGGGCGCTGACAGCGGCAAGCGTATCGGCATTAGGGCGGATATGGATGCGCTGCCGATTGAGGAGGCGACGGATCTTCCCTATGCCAGCGACAATCCAGGCGTCATGCATGCTTGCGGCCATGACGGGCACACGTCGATCCTGCTCGCCGCCGCGCGTTATCTCGCTGAATCCAGACGTTTTTCCGGTGTGCTGACGCTGATCTTCCAGCCGGCCGAAGAGATCGGTGCCGGCGCTCGTAAGATGATCTCCGACGGGCTTTTTGAACGGTTTCCGGTCGACGCCGTCTTTGGCCTGCACAATTGGCCGGGCGTACCATCAGGTCAGTTCGGTTTCGTTGCCGATGCAGCCATGGCCTCGGTCGATCAGGCCGTGATCCGCATTATCGGCAAGGGTGGACACGGGGCTGAGCCTCACAAGGCGGTCGATCCGGTCTTGGCATCCGCAGCCCTCATCACGGCTCTGCAGAGCGTCGTGGCGCGCAATGTCGATCCCCAGGACATGGCGGTCGTCACCGTCGGCTCGATCCATGGCGGCTCGGCCTCGAATGTGATCCCGGAAAGCGTGGAGCTGAAGCTGACCATGCGGGCCTTCAGCGAGGCAATCCGCCAGCAATTGCAGGAGCGCATTCCCGCACTTGCCCGCGCCCAGGCCGAGAGTTTCGGCGCGCAGGCGGATGTGAATTACCGCCTCGGCTTTCCGGCATTGATCAACCATCGCGAAGAGACGGCCTTCGCCCGGGCGGTAGCGCTGGAAACCTTCGGCGAAGGGCGGATCGTGCGGGATTTCCGGCCGCGCACCGCAAGCGAGGATTTTGCCTTCATGCTGCAGGCGCAGCCGGGCAGCTACCTCTTTGTCGGTAATGGCGACAGCGCGCCTCTCCACAGCGCCCATTACGATTTCAATGATGCGATCATTGCGCCCGCCGCCCACTACTGGGTGCGGCTGGTCGAGACCTTCCTTTCACAGTGA
- a CDS encoding LLM class flavin-dependent oxidoreductase yields MSDRKISINHIGFLTPGNYPDDDPLSGLEQTLQQLRYGEELGFDSAWVRQRHLEPGISSGSAFLAAATQRTSRIQLGTAVIPIGYESPYRLAEDLATVDVLSRGRLNIGVSAGRPLHADLIAPLVFDGDWTSNDFSHDRVLRFADNLRGTHLGDEQTFINTPFGPIRPRLQPHAKGLIDRIWYGGGSQRSAEWAGRNGFNLLTGNVITGEGTDDFFVAQSRLVETYRAAAGPQRRVALGRVIVPFDSADASTRRRYQDYAAGRHERTLSPQGERRTLFARDIVGTSDEILERLFADPLLPKVSELRLELPYEFEHEEYRQILHDFVTRIAPELGWSGANPPDEEERRYA; encoded by the coding sequence ATGAGCGATCGCAAGATATCCATTAACCATATCGGTTTCCTGACTCCCGGCAATTATCCCGACGACGATCCACTGTCGGGGCTGGAGCAGACCCTCCAGCAATTGCGATACGGGGAAGAGCTGGGCTTCGACAGCGCCTGGGTCCGCCAGCGGCACCTTGAGCCCGGCATTTCGTCGGGCAGCGCCTTCCTGGCCGCTGCAACCCAGCGCACCAGCCGGATTCAATTGGGAACGGCAGTGATTCCGATTGGCTATGAGAGCCCCTACCGGTTGGCGGAGGATCTTGCGACCGTCGACGTTCTGTCGCGGGGGCGGTTGAATATCGGCGTCAGCGCCGGGCGTCCGCTGCATGCCGATCTGATCGCGCCGCTGGTCTTCGACGGCGACTGGACGAGCAACGATTTCTCCCATGATCGCGTCCTGCGCTTTGCTGACAATCTGCGCGGTACGCATCTCGGCGACGAGCAGACCTTCATCAACACGCCCTTCGGCCCGATCCGGCCGCGTCTGCAGCCCCATGCCAAGGGGCTGATCGACCGGATCTGGTATGGCGGCGGGTCGCAACGGTCGGCCGAATGGGCCGGCCGCAACGGCTTCAACCTGCTGACCGGCAATGTGATCACGGGCGAGGGAACCGATGATTTCTTTGTCGCCCAATCGCGGTTGGTCGAAACCTATCGCGCTGCCGCCGGTCCTCAACGCCGCGTCGCGCTTGGGCGTGTCATCGTGCCTTTCGATAGCGCCGATGCATCAACCCGTCGCCGGTATCAGGACTATGCCGCCGGCCGCCACGAACGGACGTTGTCGCCACAGGGCGAGCGGCGTACCCTGTTTGCTCGCGATATCGTCGGCACCTCAGACGAAATATTGGAGCGGCTTTTCGCCGATCCGCTGCTGCCGAAGGTCAGCGAGTTGCGGCTGGAACTGCCTTACGAGTTCGAGCATGAGGAATACCGTCAGATCCTCCACGACTTCGTCACGCGGATCGCGCCGGAGCTGGGCTGGTCGGGCGCAAACCCGCCAGACGAAGAAGAAAGACGCTACGCCTGA
- a CDS encoding GNAT family N-acetyltransferase: MSDGFLYTTPLDPRAKPLIDELIHEYDSRYGTYFNAEGAAAELNRYPPEAFAPPDGNFVLLIRDGETIGGGAFKRYDERTAEFKRIWTRHDLRRQGLARKVLIELESQAARQGYSRIYLTTGFRQPEAVGLYLNYGYTALFDQTVDPEIHRTLPFEKDVSHLAEPELRVAGGNR; encoded by the coding sequence ATGAGTGACGGCTTTCTCTATACGACCCCTCTCGACCCACGCGCAAAGCCGCTGATCGATGAGCTGATCCATGAATATGACAGCCGCTACGGCACCTATTTTAATGCCGAGGGCGCGGCCGCCGAACTCAACCGCTATCCGCCAGAAGCTTTTGCGCCGCCAGATGGCAATTTCGTGCTTTTGATCCGTGATGGCGAAACCATCGGCGGCGGTGCCTTCAAGCGCTATGACGAGCGCACCGCCGAATTCAAGCGCATCTGGACGCGCCATGACCTGCGCCGGCAGGGGCTGGCGCGCAAGGTCCTGATCGAGCTGGAATCGCAGGCGGCCCGCCAGGGCTATTCCCGCATCTATCTGACGACGGGCTTCCGCCAGCCGGAAGCAGTCGGTCTCTATCTCAACTACGGCTACACCGCCCTGTTCGACCAAACCGTCGATCCAGAGATCCACCGGACGCTGCCGTTCGAGAAGGATGTCAGCCATCTGGCCGAACCGGAGCTGCGTGTGGCCGGCGGCAACAGGTGA
- a CDS encoding LLM class flavin-dependent oxidoreductase, translating to MSYLLSLLDKSPIEAGKNATDALRTTARLAVRAEELGYHRFWVAEHHNMANLASSAPEVLIGYLLAKTSKIRIGSGGVMLQHYSAYKVAETFNLLSSLAPGRVDLGVGKAPGGFPLSTRALQAAVDPERKPSFADQLADINAYLSGESSADTAIATPLPATAPERYLLGASVESAKLAAEKGWELVFAGHLNGDPENLGNTFEAYEAASGGKTPILALAAFAAESEEQARARVGDLRIVKIFLPNGQTINVGSEEQAAEFARQAGVTDYRTEEKVPSVLHGTAAQIRHELDELHRRYGVKEFILDTPALTAAERLSSIELLAKERLSLVA from the coding sequence ATGTCTTATCTTCTGAGCCTTCTCGATAAAAGTCCTATCGAAGCCGGTAAAAACGCAACGGATGCGCTGCGGACGACCGCCAGGCTGGCGGTTCGGGCCGAGGAACTTGGCTATCACCGCTTCTGGGTGGCCGAGCATCATAATATGGCGAACCTGGCGAGTTCCGCGCCGGAGGTGCTGATCGGTTATCTGCTGGCCAAAACATCGAAAATCCGTATCGGCTCCGGCGGCGTGATGCTGCAGCATTACAGCGCCTACAAAGTGGCCGAGACGTTCAATCTGCTTTCGTCGCTGGCGCCCGGCCGCGTCGATCTCGGCGTCGGCAAGGCACCGGGCGGATTTCCGCTGTCGACGCGGGCGCTGCAGGCAGCGGTCGATCCGGAGCGCAAGCCGAGCTTTGCCGATCAACTTGCCGACATAAACGCGTATCTTTCAGGTGAATCTTCGGCGGATACCGCCATCGCCACGCCGCTTCCTGCGACCGCTCCGGAGCGTTACCTACTCGGCGCCTCCGTCGAGAGCGCCAAGCTGGCAGCTGAGAAGGGCTGGGAGCTGGTCTTCGCCGGCCATCTGAACGGCGATCCCGAAAATCTCGGCAACACCTTTGAAGCCTATGAGGCGGCAAGCGGCGGCAAGACGCCAATCCTGGCGCTAGCGGCCTTTGCCGCCGAGAGCGAAGAGCAGGCGCGTGCGCGTGTGGGGGATCTCCGCATCGTCAAGATTTTCCTTCCCAATGGTCAAACGATCAATGTCGGCAGCGAGGAACAGGCAGCCGAATTCGCGCGCCAGGCCGGTGTCACCGACTACCGGACCGAAGAGAAGGTGCCGAGTGTGCTGCACGGCACGGCTGCACAGATCCGGCATGAACTGGATGAACTGCATCGCCGCTACGGCGTCAAGGAATTCATTCTGGATACCCCGGCGCTGACGGCCGCCGAGCGTCTTTCCTCCATCGAGCTGCTCGCCAAGGAGCGGCTCTCTCTCGTCGCCTGA
- a CDS encoding ABC transporter substrate-binding protein, with protein sequence MTVFRKTKSLVAGIVAVAAIGVGSAHAAEKFNLSPDTSNRVRAEKDDAAIKAIASSFKFVNSGKFTVAINPWDPPVATYATDAKTVVGTDPEIAQLLADSLGLELDLVPVAWEDWPLGVSSGKYDAVISNVTVTEERKEKFDFSTYRRDVLGFYVKSDSKITAIKEPKDVAGLKVITGAGTNQEKIILEWDRENVAAGLKPIEVQYYDDRAAADLAIQSGRADVEFNPNATLAYSASIKGTTKLVGTVSGGWPVSAEIAVTTRKGAGLADAVTIALNDLIKDGKYGEVLKRWSLNSEAVDKSQTNPPGLPKSGS encoded by the coding sequence ATGACTGTCTTCAGGAAAACGAAATCTCTGGTGGCCGGCATTGTCGCCGTGGCTGCCATCGGCGTCGGCTCAGCGCACGCGGCCGAAAAGTTCAACCTTAGCCCGGATACGTCGAACCGTGTCCGCGCGGAAAAGGACGATGCGGCGATCAAGGCCATCGCGTCCAGTTTCAAATTCGTCAATTCCGGCAAGTTCACCGTGGCAATCAACCCCTGGGATCCGCCGGTCGCGACCTATGCCACGGACGCCAAGACGGTGGTCGGCACCGATCCCGAGATCGCGCAGTTGCTTGCGGATTCGCTCGGCCTTGAGCTCGACCTCGTGCCGGTTGCCTGGGAGGACTGGCCGCTTGGCGTCTCCTCCGGCAAGTACGATGCCGTCATCAGCAACGTAACGGTCACCGAGGAACGCAAGGAGAAGTTCGATTTCTCCACCTATCGCAGGGATGTTCTCGGCTTCTACGTCAAGTCCGACAGCAAGATCACCGCGATCAAGGAGCCGAAGGATGTCGCCGGCCTGAAGGTCATCACCGGCGCCGGCACGAACCAGGAAAAAATCATCCTGGAATGGGATCGGGAGAACGTCGCCGCCGGGCTGAAGCCGATCGAGGTGCAATATTACGACGACCGCGCCGCAGCCGATCTGGCGATCCAGTCGGGCCGCGCCGATGTCGAGTTCAACCCGAACGCCACGCTGGCCTACAGCGCATCCATCAAGGGCACGACCAAACTGGTCGGCACCGTCAGCGGCGGCTGGCCCGTGTCGGCCGAAATCGCAGTGACGACACGCAAGGGCGCCGGTCTCGCCGATGCGGTCACTATAGCGCTCAACGACCTGATCAAGGACGGCAAATATGGCGAGGTGCTGAAGCGTTGGAGCCTTAACTCGGAGGCGGTCGACAAGTCGCAGACCAACCCGCCCGGCCTGCCGAAGAGCGGCTCGTAA
- a CDS encoding LLM class flavin-dependent oxidoreductase, whose product MAQKHITFGIMLQGPGGHMNAWKHPSGPADASVNFGFFVDTARKAEEAGIAFAFVADGLYINEQSIPHFLNRFEPISILSALAASTSKIGLVGTVSTSYSDPFTIARQFGSIDLISGGRAGWNAVTSPLEGSGRNYSREHPEHELRYEIADEYLDVIKGLWDSWDDDAFTRNRETGVFVDKTKLRRLNHNGRFFRVEGPLNIGRSKQGQPVVFQAGASDSGIRLAGKHADAVFTNGGPIEEAQAFYRQLKDSVIAHGRPAAEVGIYPGIGPIVGATKEEAEAKYQAIRNLVTIEEALLYLGRFFDHHDFSVYPLDEPFPDLGDIGRNNFRATTDRIKRTAREKGLTLREVALDSATPRTAFIGTADHIADEIIRWVDQGAADGFILGFPVIAEGFVDFARYVLPILTERGYFDPVLKGSTLRDHLGLPYRESRYAPAKDEAEQGRAIRA is encoded by the coding sequence ATGGCTCAGAAACACATCACGTTCGGCATCATGCTGCAGGGCCCCGGCGGCCACATGAACGCCTGGAAACATCCGAGCGGTCCGGCCGATGCCAGCGTCAATTTCGGCTTCTTCGTCGATACGGCGCGCAAGGCGGAAGAGGCCGGCATCGCCTTCGCCTTCGTGGCAGATGGTCTCTATATCAATGAGCAGTCGATCCCGCATTTCCTCAACCGTTTCGAACCAATTTCGATCCTCTCGGCGCTTGCCGCCTCGACCTCGAAGATCGGCCTCGTCGGCACGGTTTCGACCTCCTACAGCGATCCCTTCACCATTGCGCGGCAATTCGGCTCGATCGATCTGATCAGCGGCGGCCGGGCAGGGTGGAACGCGGTGACCTCGCCGCTCGAAGGGTCGGGCCGCAACTATAGTCGCGAACATCCCGAACACGAGCTGCGCTACGAGATCGCCGATGAATATCTCGACGTCATCAAGGGCCTTTGGGATTCCTGGGATGATGACGCCTTCACCCGCAATCGCGAAACCGGCGTCTTCGTCGACAAAACCAAGCTGCGGCGACTGAACCATAACGGACGCTTCTTCCGCGTCGAGGGGCCGTTGAATATCGGCCGTTCCAAGCAGGGCCAGCCGGTCGTCTTCCAGGCCGGCGCGTCGGATTCGGGTATCCGGCTCGCCGGCAAGCATGCCGATGCCGTCTTCACCAATGGCGGGCCGATCGAAGAGGCGCAGGCCTTTTACCGCCAGCTCAAGGACAGCGTGATCGCGCACGGGCGACCGGCTGCGGAGGTCGGCATCTATCCCGGCATCGGCCCGATTGTCGGCGCGACCAAGGAGGAGGCGGAGGCGAAATATCAGGCGATCCGCAATCTCGTCACCATCGAAGAGGCGCTGCTCTATCTCGGCCGCTTCTTCGATCATCATGATTTCAGCGTCTACCCCCTGGACGAGCCTTTCCCCGACCTCGGCGATATCGGCCGCAACAATTTCCGCGCCACCACGGATCGTATCAAGAGGACGGCGCGCGAAAAGGGGCTGACGCTGCGCGAAGTTGCGCTCGATTCCGCAACGCCGCGCACCGCCTTCATCGGCACGGCGGACCATATCGCCGACGAGATCATCCGCTGGGTGGACCAGGGTGCTGCCGATGGCTTCATCCTCGGCTTCCCGGTGATCGCCGAAGGCTTCGTCGACTTCGCCAGATACGTCCTGCCGATCCTCACCGAGCGCGGCTATTTCGACCCCGTGCTGAAGGGCTCGACGCTGCGCGATCATCTGGGGCTGCCCTATCGCGAGAGCCGCTATGCGCCGGCCAAGGACGAAGCCGAACAAGGAAGGGCGATCCGTGCCTGA
- a CDS encoding TetR family transcriptional regulator yields the protein MDACEHLLCDVATLEELTARRIAIAAHATPSAISYHFGSQEALIIAVAERVYRRLNAERLSLLHKAIARKAPDPADLDEVIAAHVGPSIRWSLDPTSSYPVLSHVTSLAQRHRDVEHYRRIIDNVEHHRAFIPPLKRIAPWLDDVDIGWRLNCALGIRSQVTRSRSRTEILTNHAIDLDNPDVVIARMVEVIAPMFRRQS from the coding sequence ATGGATGCCTGTGAACATCTTCTTTGCGATGTGGCGACGCTCGAGGAACTGACGGCGCGGCGTATCGCCATCGCCGCGCACGCCACACCCTCGGCGATCAGCTATCATTTCGGCTCGCAGGAAGCATTGATCATCGCCGTCGCCGAGCGGGTGTACCGGCGCCTGAATGCCGAGCGTCTGAGCCTTCTACACAAGGCGATCGCCCGCAAGGCGCCCGACCCGGCTGATCTTGATGAGGTCATCGCCGCGCATGTCGGTCCCTCGATCCGCTGGAGCCTCGATCCGACATCCAGCTATCCGGTGCTTTCGCATGTCACGTCGCTTGCCCAGCGCCATCGCGACGTCGAACACTATCGACGGATCATCGATAATGTCGAACACCATCGGGCGTTCATCCCGCCCTTGAAGCGCATCGCTCCATGGCTCGATGACGTCGATATCGGCTGGCGGCTGAATTGTGCGCTAGGGATTCGCTCACAGGTCACCCGCAGCCGTTCCCGCACCGAAATCCTGACCAATCACGCTATCGACCTCGACAATCCCGATGTCGTGATCGCCCGCATGGTCGAGGTCATCGCGCCGATGTTCAGACGCCAAAGCTAG
- a CDS encoding amino acid ABC transporter permease/ATP-binding protein, which produces MALTTDYAGIAPVNRIADQKQDYSRYRIVPARHPGRLVGTIFAAFVIAAVLYSTFTNPRWGWGVFAQWFFAEPVLVGLGRTLLLTALAAISGSILGTALALARVSKSPLLSGLSWGYIWLLRSIPMIVLLLVLNNLGYLYETIKIGIPFTDTVFVDYPTVQLLTPFAAAFLGLTLNQSAFFAEIVRGGIFSVDQGQLEAASALGLSRRRQAFRIILPQAMRSILPTGFNEIIGLAKSTSVVYVLALPELFYTVQVIYRRNLEVIPLLMVATVWYLVIMTVLSVAQHYIERYFSKGAVRNPTPLPFQTFFERFRRPLPALDVPTDAALKSGFTDVASFRAAGGAVRIHGISKSFGALKVLDNIELNLPPGSVTAILGPSGSGKSTLLRAINHLERVDSGFISIDGNLIGYSQKGDTLYELKEKDILKSRADIGMVFQSFNLFPHLTVLENLVEAPIQVRGIGREGAAQLAQELLARVGLSDKINAYPRQLSGGQQQRVAIARALALRPKVLLFDEPTSALDPELVGEVLDVIKELARTGTTLVIVTHEIGFAREVADTVVFMEGGHILEAGPPARVFNEAEHPRTREFLAKVL; this is translated from the coding sequence ATGGCACTGACGACAGATTATGCGGGCATCGCTCCCGTCAACAGGATCGCCGATCAAAAGCAGGATTATTCTCGCTACCGCATCGTCCCGGCCCGTCACCCCGGCCGGTTGGTGGGGACCATTTTCGCCGCCTTCGTCATCGCTGCTGTGCTCTATTCCACCTTTACCAATCCGCGCTGGGGCTGGGGCGTCTTTGCGCAATGGTTCTTTGCCGAGCCCGTTCTCGTCGGTCTCGGCAGGACGTTGCTTCTGACGGCACTTGCCGCCATTTCCGGCTCTATCCTCGGCACGGCGCTGGCGCTTGCCCGCGTTTCCAAATCGCCGCTGCTATCAGGCCTTTCTTGGGGCTATATCTGGCTGCTGCGCTCGATCCCGATGATCGTGCTGCTGCTGGTGTTGAACAATCTCGGCTATCTCTATGAGACAATCAAAATCGGCATTCCCTTCACCGACACGGTCTTCGTCGACTATCCGACGGTGCAACTTCTGACGCCCTTTGCTGCCGCCTTCCTGGGGCTAACGCTCAACCAATCGGCCTTTTTCGCGGAGATCGTACGCGGGGGCATCTTCTCCGTAGATCAGGGACAACTTGAAGCGGCCTCGGCTCTGGGCCTGTCCCGTCGCCGGCAAGCCTTCCGCATCATCTTGCCTCAGGCCATGCGTTCCATCCTGCCGACCGGCTTCAACGAGATCATCGGATTGGCGAAAAGCACCTCTGTGGTCTATGTGCTCGCCCTGCCGGAACTCTTCTATACGGTCCAGGTCATCTACCGCCGCAACCTCGAAGTCATTCCGCTGCTGATGGTTGCGACCGTCTGGTATCTGGTCATCATGACGGTGCTGTCGGTCGCGCAGCATTATATCGAGCGTTATTTCTCGAAGGGTGCGGTGCGCAATCCGACGCCGCTTCCCTTTCAGACCTTCTTCGAACGTTTCCGCCGTCCGCTGCCCGCGCTCGACGTCCCGACGGACGCCGCGCTTAAGTCCGGCTTCACCGACGTGGCAAGCTTCAGGGCGGCCGGCGGTGCGGTGCGCATTCACGGTATTTCGAAGAGCTTCGGTGCGCTGAAAGTGCTCGACAATATCGAACTCAACCTTCCTCCCGGCAGCGTGACCGCCATCCTCGGCCCGTCCGGCTCCGGCAAGTCGACGCTCCTGCGCGCCATCAACCATCTGGAGCGGGTCGATAGCGGCTTCATCTCCATTGATGGCAATCTGATCGGCTATAGCCAGAAGGGCGACACACTCTACGAGCTCAAGGAGAAGGATATTCTCAAGAGCCGCGCCGATATCGGCATGGTGTTTCAGAGCTTCAATCTCTTTCCACATCTGACCGTGCTCGAAAATCTCGTCGAGGCACCGATCCAGGTGCGCGGCATCGGCCGTGAGGGCGCCGCGCAACTGGCGCAGGAGCTGCTTGCCCGCGTCGGCCTTAGCGACAAGATCAACGCCTATCCGCGCCAGCTTTCCGGCGGCCAGCAGCAGCGCGTTGCGATCGCTCGCGCGCTGGCGCTCCGCCCCAAGGTACTGCTCTTCGACGAGCCGACTTCCGCGCTCGATCCGGAACTGGTTGGCGAGGTGCTCGACGTCATCAAGGAGCTTGCCCGCACCGGCACGACGCTCGTCATCGTCACCCATGAAATCGGCTTTGCCCGCGAAGTCGCCGATACGGTGGTCTTCATGGAAGGTGGTCACATTCTTGAGGCCGGTCCGCCGGCCCGCGTTTTCAATGAAGCGGAACATCCGCGCACCCGCGAGTTCCTGGCAAAAGTTCTCTAG